From the genome of Streptacidiphilus sp. PB12-B1b:
CGCCACCCTCACCGACGCCTCGGCCGCGGCCCGGCACCGGGTGCTGGCCCGGTGAACCCGCCGCGCCCGGGCAGACGCCCTTCACGCCCACCCGCCGGTGCGAGACGCCGAGCTGCCCGCCGTACCGGGCAGCGCACAGCCGACCAGGGCACAGCAGAGCAGACAACAGCATCCGCAGAGCCGTCAGGAGAGCGCACGTGGTGGACGCACACGAGACCCATGTCATCGTCGGAGCCGGGCTCGCCGGGGCCAAGGCGGCGGAGACCCTCCGCGCCGAGGGCTTCACCGGCCGGGTGATCCTGGTCGGCGACGAACGCGAGCACCCGTACGAGCGGCCCGGCCTGTCCAAGGGCTTCCTGGCCGGCACCAGCGAGCGCTCCGAACTCTTCGTCCACGACTCGCCCTGGTACGCCGCGCACGAGGTGGAGCTGCGGCTCGGCTCGCCGGTCACCCGGCTGGACCGCACCGACCGCGTGGTCGAGCTGGCCGACGGCACCGTCCTCCACTACGACCGGCTGCTGCTGGCCACCGGCTCGGCCCCGCGCCCGCTGGACGTCCCCGGCATCGGGCTCGGCGGCGTCCACTACCTGCGCCGGCTCGCCGACTCCGAGCGGCTGCGGGCGACCCTGCGGACCCTCGGCCGGGAGAACGGCCGGCTGCTGGTGGTCGGCGCGGGCTGGATCGGCCTGGAGGCGGCCGCCGCCGCCCGCACCTACGGCGCCGAGGTCACCGTCGTCGAGCCGCAGCCCACCCCGCTGTACGGCGCGCTCGGCCCCGAGGTCGGCGAGTTCTTCGCCCGGCTGCACCAGGACCACGGGGTCCGCTTCCACTTCGGCGCCTCCGTCACCGCCATCGAGGGCGAGGACGGCATGGTCCTGGCCGCCCACACCGACGACGGCGACGAGCACCCGGCCCACGCCGTCCTGGTCGGCGTCGGCGCCGCACCCAATACCGAGCTGGCCGCCGCCGCCGGGCTGGAGATCGCCCCGCGCGAGGACGGCGGCGGCATCGCCGTGGACTCCTCGCTGCGCAGCTCCGACCCGGCCGTCTTCGCCGCCGGGGACGTCGCCTCCGCCGCGCACCCGCTGTTCGGCCGCAGACTGCGGGTCGAGCACTGGGCCAACGCCCTCAACGGCGGCCCGGCCGCCGCCCGCGCCATGCTCGGCCAGGACGTCGTCTACGACCGCGTGCCGTACTTCTTCTCCGACCAGTACGACCTCGGCATGGAGTACTCCGGCTACGCCGCCCCCGGCTCCTACGACCACGTCGTGGTGCGCGGCGACGCCGGCAAGCGCGAGTTCATCGCCTTCTGGCAGGGGCCGGACAACCGGGTCCTGGCCGGAATGAACGTCAACGTCTGGGACGTCACCGACCCCATCCAGCAGCTCATCCGCTCCGCCCGCCCGGTCGACCCCGACCGCCTCGCCGACCCCTCCGTGCCGCTCGGCGACCTGTAGCCGCCCCGGAACCCACCGGCCCCTCCGTCCCCGGGCATACACTGCACGACGTGGCAGGGCGGATCAGGGACGAGGACATCGAGGCGGTGCGGACCGCTGCGCGGATCGACGCGGTGGTGGGGGAGTACGTCCAGCTCACCAACGGCGGCGGCGGGCAGCTGAAGGGCCTGTGCCCGTTCCACGACGAGAAGTCGGCCTCCTTCTACGTCAGCCCCAGCAAGGGCGTCTTCAGCTGCTTCG
Proteins encoded in this window:
- a CDS encoding NAD(P)/FAD-dependent oxidoreductase, with translation MVDAHETHVIVGAGLAGAKAAETLRAEGFTGRVILVGDEREHPYERPGLSKGFLAGTSERSELFVHDSPWYAAHEVELRLGSPVTRLDRTDRVVELADGTVLHYDRLLLATGSAPRPLDVPGIGLGGVHYLRRLADSERLRATLRTLGRENGRLLVVGAGWIGLEAAAAARTYGAEVTVVEPQPTPLYGALGPEVGEFFARLHQDHGVRFHFGASVTAIEGEDGMVLAAHTDDGDEHPAHAVLVGVGAAPNTELAAAAGLEIAPREDGGGIAVDSSLRSSDPAVFAAGDVASAAHPLFGRRLRVEHWANALNGGPAAARAMLGQDVVYDRVPYFFSDQYDLGMEYSGYAAPGSYDHVVVRGDAGKREFIAFWQGPDNRVLAGMNVNVWDVTDPIQQLIRSARPVDPDRLADPSVPLGDL